A region from the Sphingomonas brevis genome encodes:
- a CDS encoding mannose-1-phosphate guanylyltransferase: MSDSISDRPIRPAILAGGAGSRLWPLSTAARPKHLLPLFGADSLFEQTLRRFGDRFAPPIVVANRAQEADLRAIVGPGSRIILEPLKRDSAAAIALAASLAEEDELLLVCPSDHHIGDIEAFHRAIALARPAAEAGKIVTFGIEPSHPATGFGYIAAGKGDGVRPVARFIEKPDEEKAAAMLRQGGHYWNAGIFLALAGTWREELRRHAPAILEAAREALERGDCESPVIRVDEQAFARSPAKSIDYAVMEHSDRVAVVPVSMGWSDVGSWDAVFDASPKGDGGNVVVGDALVIDSHANLIRSDGPKVVAIGVDDLVIIATADAVLVTSLSHTQRVREAAEWSENDANG; encoded by the coding sequence ATGAGCGATTCAATCAGCGATCGGCCGATCCGCCCGGCCATATTGGCCGGTGGCGCGGGATCCCGACTGTGGCCGCTGTCGACCGCGGCTCGGCCCAAGCATTTGCTCCCGCTGTTCGGAGCGGACAGCTTGTTCGAGCAGACGCTTCGCCGCTTCGGCGACCGGTTCGCGCCGCCGATCGTTGTCGCCAATCGCGCGCAAGAAGCGGATTTGCGAGCGATCGTCGGTCCCGGCAGCCGGATCATCCTAGAACCGCTGAAGCGCGACAGCGCCGCGGCGATCGCCCTGGCTGCGTCGTTGGCGGAAGAGGATGAGCTGTTGCTGGTCTGCCCCAGCGATCATCACATCGGCGACATTGAGGCGTTCCACCGCGCCATCGCGCTCGCCCGCCCGGCAGCCGAGGCCGGCAAAATCGTTACCTTCGGAATCGAGCCCAGCCACCCAGCGACTGGGTTCGGCTATATCGCCGCCGGCAAGGGTGATGGCGTTCGCCCGGTCGCGCGCTTTATCGAAAAGCCGGATGAGGAAAAGGCCGCGGCCATGCTGAGGCAAGGCGGCCATTATTGGAACGCCGGTATTTTCCTCGCCCTGGCCGGAACCTGGCGCGAAGAACTGCGCCGCCATGCCCCGGCCATCCTTGAAGCAGCGCGAGAAGCGCTGGAGCGAGGCGACTGTGAAAGCCCCGTTATCCGGGTCGACGAGCAGGCGTTCGCCCGCTCGCCTGCCAAGTCGATCGACTATGCGGTGATGGAGCATAGCGATCGGGTCGCCGTCGTGCCGGTGTCGATGGGCTGGTCCGACGTCGGCAGCTGGGATGCGGTGTTCGATGCCTCGCCCAAGGGAGACGGCGGCAATGTCGTCGTCGGCGATGCGCTGGTCATCGACAGCCATGCCAACCTGATCCGCAGTGACGGGCCCAAGGTCGTGGCGATCGGCGTCGATGATCTTGTGATCATCGCTACCGCCGATGCAGTGCTTGTGACCAGCCTTTCGCATACCCAGCGCGTCCGCGAAGCCGCCGAATGGTCGGAGAATGATGCCAATGGATAG
- the prsK gene encoding XrtA/PEP-CTERM system histidine kinase PrsK encodes MEALVAFWTHALAAALFGSLTLWELRRGLAESEQRMLLLAFALTSVWAWITAVAPTTMLAAYSETARNLVWVGVLYRLAGIDSSEEQLGVRPVYAAVAAVLGLQLVVDALPLVIDTETLTRGHALIVTAIILRLTAAAGSLVLVHNLYGQAAPSSRPGIRLAMIAIAAMWAYDLNLYTIAYFDPASAQGLFDFRGLALALVAPLFAIGSTRDERWRIRLSRAATFQSLSLIAITAYVAVMAVLVTALRGSGFDWTRAVLVSLLAGMTVAAIILVPSNRARGWAKVKIAKHLFEHRYDYRTEWLRFTETIGASGPKAAPLGQRVIKAFADILDAPGGLLMVADENGSIEPAAAWNWSGSANPGAAIPTPEALGFWLSVGAEGRIIDFDALSGGWADARDRDLDIPAPLLGEEQAWTGVPLIHEDRLVGLVLLAAPDYRRPLDWEDFDLLRAAGRQAASSLAEAHGQQALMNAQRFEDFNRRFAFIIHDVKNLVSQLSLLSRNAERHSDNADFRADMVATLKGSVGKMNDLLARLAPTPDQRPARPEPTPLRPLVASAIAANRRDHEVMMLGDGNMWVMADPLMLEQAIGHLVRNAVDASTPGHPVSVRMGDDGDMVLVTVADSGTGMDAEFVRTRLFQPFASTKQGGFGVGAFEAKSLVSAMGGRLTVESKPGEGSSFTIALPATTPAAEPKRKLA; translated from the coding sequence ATGGAAGCGCTAGTCGCCTTTTGGACGCATGCGCTCGCTGCGGCGCTGTTCGGTTCCCTCACGCTGTGGGAATTGCGGCGCGGCCTGGCCGAGAGCGAACAGCGGATGTTGCTGCTCGCCTTCGCCTTGACCAGCGTTTGGGCGTGGATCACCGCGGTCGCGCCGACGACCATGCTCGCGGCCTATTCGGAAACAGCTCGCAACCTGGTGTGGGTCGGCGTGCTTTATCGGCTTGCCGGGATCGACAGCAGCGAGGAACAGCTGGGCGTTCGGCCTGTCTATGCGGCAGTCGCGGCCGTACTTGGCCTGCAGCTGGTGGTCGATGCGCTCCCCCTTGTAATCGACACCGAAACCCTGACCCGCGGCCATGCGCTGATCGTCACCGCGATCATCCTCCGCCTCACGGCTGCGGCGGGTTCGCTAGTCCTGGTTCATAATCTTTACGGCCAGGCCGCCCCTTCCAGCCGGCCGGGGATTCGCCTCGCCATGATCGCGATCGCGGCGATGTGGGCCTACGACCTCAACCTCTACACCATCGCCTATTTCGACCCGGCGTCGGCACAAGGGCTGTTCGATTTCCGCGGCCTGGCCTTGGCGCTTGTCGCGCCCTTGTTCGCGATCGGCAGCACCAGGGACGAGCGGTGGCGGATCCGGCTCTCTCGCGCGGCGACCTTCCAGAGCCTCTCCCTAATCGCGATCACGGCCTATGTCGCGGTGATGGCGGTACTAGTGACCGCGCTCCGCGGCTCGGGCTTCGACTGGACCCGGGCCGTGCTGGTTTCGTTGCTCGCCGGCATGACGGTGGCCGCGATCATCCTCGTGCCGTCGAACCGTGCGAGGGGTTGGGCCAAAGTCAAAATCGCGAAGCATCTGTTCGAGCATCGCTACGATTATCGCACAGAGTGGCTGCGCTTCACCGAAACGATCGGCGCCAGCGGACCCAAGGCGGCCCCGCTTGGCCAGCGGGTAATCAAGGCGTTCGCGGACATTCTCGACGCGCCGGGCGGCCTGCTGATGGTCGCCGACGAAAATGGATCGATTGAGCCGGCGGCCGCCTGGAACTGGTCGGGCAGCGCCAATCCAGGCGCTGCAATCCCTACGCCGGAGGCGCTCGGTTTCTGGCTTTCGGTTGGCGCCGAGGGACGGATCATCGACTTCGACGCTCTTAGCGGCGGTTGGGCCGACGCCCGCGACCGCGATCTCGATATTCCCGCCCCGCTGCTGGGCGAGGAACAGGCCTGGACTGGCGTCCCGTTGATCCATGAGGACCGGCTGGTCGGCCTCGTCCTGCTGGCCGCGCCGGATTATCGCCGCCCGCTCGATTGGGAGGATTTCGACCTGTTGCGCGCCGCGGGCCGGCAGGCGGCGTCGTCGTTGGCTGAGGCACATGGACAGCAGGCGTTGATGAACGCCCAGCGATTCGAGGATTTCAATCGGCGCTTCGCCTTCATCATTCATGACGTGAAGAATCTTGTCAGCCAGCTCTCGCTGCTTTCCCGCAATGCCGAGCGGCACTCCGATAACGCCGATTTCCGCGCCGACATGGTGGCAACGCTCAAGGGCTCGGTCGGCAAGATGAACGACCTTTTGGCACGGCTCGCGCCCACACCCGACCAGCGCCCCGCCCGCCCCGAGCCGACGCCGCTCCGGCCATTGGTCGCATCGGCCATTGCCGCCAATCGCCGCGATCATGAGGTGATGATGCTCGGCGACGGCAACATGTGGGTGATGGCCGATCCCCTGATGCTCGAACAGGCTATCGGGCACCTTGTCCGCAACGCGGTCGATGCCAGCACGCCCGGCCACCCGGTCTCGGTCCGAATGGGCGACGACGGCGACATGGTGCTCGTCACTGTCGCCGACTCTGGGACCGGCATGGACGCCGAATTCGTCCGCACCCGCCTGTTCCAGCCCTTCGCATCGACGAAACAGGGGGGCTTCGGCGTTGGCGCATTCGAAGCAAAGAGCCTGGTGTCGGCAATGGGCGGCCGGCTTACCGTCGAGAGTAAACCCGGCGAAGGCAGCAGCTTCACCATCGCACTTCCCGCCACAACTCCGGCGGCTGAACCGAAACGGAAACTGGCATGA
- the prsR gene encoding PEP-CTERM-box response regulator transcription factor: MSETPINSGELPVLLIVEDDEGLQRQLKWAYEGYRIVSAGDRATAIELVRLHEPAVVTLDLGLPPDPDGTAEGFATLTEILALKPDTKIIVASGHGARESALKAIALGAYDFYRKPVDIDELGLIVSRAFHVYEIEAENRRLESANGEATALGAMLTGSPEMVKVVRTVERVASADVSVMLLGASGTGKELLARAVHEKSARAKGEFVAINCAAIPENLLEAELFGYERGAFTGAVKTTPGKIEMAQGGTLFLDEVGDIPLPLQVKLLRFLQERVIERIGGRTAIAVDTRIVCATHQDLDAMISEGRFREDLYYRLAEIVVKIPSLAERAGDAMLLARHFVARFAREMNPKVHGLAPDAADAIDAYPWPGNVRELENRMKRAVIMADGKWVAAADLDLPGGGDGAADSLPINLRAAREVADRRAIRQALSRTENNISGAAKLLGISRPTLYDLMKQYQLGN, translated from the coding sequence ATGAGCGAGACTCCCATCAATTCGGGCGAACTACCCGTCCTGTTGATCGTCGAGGATGACGAAGGCCTGCAGCGGCAGCTCAAATGGGCCTATGAGGGGTATCGCATCGTTAGCGCCGGCGATCGCGCGACGGCGATCGAGCTGGTTCGCCTGCACGAGCCGGCCGTGGTGACGCTTGACCTTGGCCTGCCGCCCGACCCCGACGGCACGGCTGAGGGGTTTGCGACGCTGACCGAGATCCTCGCCCTCAAGCCCGACACTAAGATCATCGTCGCTTCGGGACATGGTGCGCGCGAGAGCGCGCTCAAGGCGATCGCGCTCGGTGCCTACGATTTCTATCGCAAGCCGGTCGACATCGACGAACTGGGCCTGATCGTCAGTCGCGCTTTCCATGTCTACGAGATCGAAGCCGAGAATCGCCGGCTGGAATCCGCCAACGGCGAAGCCACCGCGCTCGGCGCGATGCTCACCGGCAGCCCTGAAATGGTCAAGGTCGTCCGCACCGTCGAGCGGGTCGCTTCGGCCGACGTATCGGTGATGCTGCTTGGCGCCAGCGGCACCGGCAAGGAATTGCTGGCCCGCGCGGTCCATGAAAAATCGGCCCGCGCCAAGGGCGAGTTCGTGGCCATCAACTGTGCCGCAATCCCCGAAAACCTGCTCGAGGCCGAGCTGTTCGGCTATGAGCGCGGCGCTTTCACCGGTGCGGTCAAGACTACGCCCGGAAAGATCGAGATGGCGCAGGGCGGCACCCTGTTCCTCGACGAGGTCGGTGACATTCCGCTGCCGCTCCAGGTCAAGCTTCTGCGGTTCCTGCAGGAACGGGTGATCGAGCGGATCGGCGGACGAACAGCGATCGCCGTCGATACAAGGATCGTTTGCGCCACTCACCAGGACCTCGACGCGATGATCTCCGAAGGGCGTTTCCGCGAGGACCTCTACTACCGGCTGGCTGAAATCGTGGTGAAGATCCCAAGCCTGGCCGAACGGGCGGGTGATGCGATGCTGCTCGCGCGCCATTTCGTCGCTCGCTTTGCCCGCGAGATGAACCCCAAGGTCCATGGCCTCGCCCCGGACGCCGCGGATGCGATCGATGCCTATCCATGGCCAGGGAACGTCCGTGAGCTGGAGAACCGCATGAAGCGGGCGGTGATCATGGCCGACGGCAAATGGGTGGCCGCTGCCGACCTTGATTTGCCCGGCGGCGGTGACGGCGCAGCGGACAGTTTGCCGATCAATCTCCGAGCTGCCCGTGAAGTGGCCGACCGCCGCGCCATTCGGCAGGCGCTGTCGCGCACCGAAAACAACATCAGCGGGGCGGCCAAACTACTCGGGATCAGCCGTCCGACACTCTACGATCTGATGAAACAGTATCAGCTGGGCAATTAG
- a CDS encoding putative bifunctional diguanylate cyclase/phosphodiesterase — translation MARNVFDKDGTSYKVASSHLITTCATLAAILLFVIIGANVVPSAIGSKVTSTNALVAAFLLNIAIVLFGYRRSRDLSETLATLKQAEADAFANAYTDHTTGLPNRRALLGEIEGAFAAPEREGALLLIDVDNFKRVNDLYGHVAGDQLLRMVGEELVRTLPSSAFVARLGGDEFAALIRDEKDAESSARNAVRAFGQPMGVGETKAQISISAGIVPLRSEAAPVDALRRADVAMYSVKQSGRNNFAWFDCQMEQQLQARVDMEDEIRAALEADEFVPFFQPLISLDTGELNGFEVLARWNSPRRGLIEPTDFIGIAEQSGQIGPLSMRVMEKAFVQARDWPAHLKLAVNVSPVQFRDPQLAERIILILTETGFPARRLEVEITEGSLLEDRAQALTILESLRNHGIAIALDDFGTGYASLSQLHALPFDRIKIDRSFINSLGESEQAAAIVQTIASLGKTLSVPITAEGVESDHIRQQMAALGCTDAQGFHFGRAVSAHVASMHFDAPKIAPSAKFESKRTPLSEPLNLPDEDDGSARKPAAGQKW, via the coding sequence ATGGCACGTAACGTCTTCGACAAGGATGGGACCTCGTACAAGGTGGCCTCAAGCCACCTGATCACGACGTGCGCCACTCTCGCAGCCATATTATTGTTCGTCATCATCGGGGCCAATGTGGTCCCCAGCGCCATCGGATCGAAGGTGACTTCCACCAACGCGCTGGTCGCGGCCTTCCTGCTCAACATTGCGATCGTCCTGTTTGGCTATCGCCGCAGCCGCGACCTGTCGGAAACGCTGGCAACGTTGAAGCAGGCCGAGGCGGACGCCTTTGCCAACGCCTATACCGATCACACTACCGGCCTCCCCAACCGGCGTGCGCTGTTGGGCGAGATAGAGGGTGCTTTCGCCGCGCCGGAGCGCGAGGGAGCGCTGCTGCTGATCGACGTCGACAACTTCAAACGGGTCAACGATCTTTACGGCCATGTCGCCGGCGACCAACTGCTCCGGATGGTGGGAGAAGAGCTGGTCCGGACCCTGCCTTCCTCGGCATTCGTCGCTCGTCTTGGCGGCGATGAATTTGCAGCCCTTATTCGCGACGAAAAGGATGCGGAAAGCTCGGCGCGCAACGCCGTCCGTGCCTTCGGCCAGCCAATGGGAGTCGGCGAGACCAAGGCGCAAATTTCGATCTCCGCCGGAATCGTGCCGCTTCGGTCCGAAGCCGCGCCGGTCGATGCGCTTCGCCGGGCGGACGTCGCCATGTATTCGGTCAAGCAATCCGGCCGCAACAATTTCGCCTGGTTCGACTGCCAGATGGAGCAGCAGCTTCAGGCGCGCGTCGACATGGAAGACGAAATTCGGGCCGCGCTCGAAGCTGACGAGTTCGTTCCTTTCTTCCAGCCGCTGATCAGCCTCGACACCGGTGAACTCAACGGATTCGAAGTGCTGGCAAGGTGGAACTCTCCCCGGCGCGGGCTGATCGAGCCGACCGATTTCATCGGTATTGCCGAGCAGTCTGGCCAGATCGGACCGCTGTCGATGCGGGTCATGGAAAAAGCCTTCGTCCAGGCGCGCGACTGGCCGGCTCATCTGAAGCTGGCCGTAAACGTCTCTCCCGTCCAGTTTCGAGATCCCCAGCTGGCAGAGCGGATCATCCTGATCCTGACGGAGACCGGCTTCCCGGCGCGGCGACTGGAGGTGGAGATCACCGAAGGCTCCCTGCTCGAAGATCGCGCCCAAGCGCTGACCATCCTCGAAAGCCTTCGCAACCACGGCATCGCCATCGCGCTTGACGATTTCGGCACCGGCTACGCATCGCTGAGTCAGCTCCACGCCCTGCCGTTCGACCGAATCAAGATCGACCGCAGCTTCATCAATTCGCTCGGCGAGAGCGAGCAGGCCGCGGCGATCGTCCAGACCATCGCCTCGCTCGGCAAGACGTTGAGCGTCCCAATCACTGCCGAGGGCGTTGAAAGCGACCATATCCGCCAACAGATGGCGGCGTTGGGTTGTACCGACGCCCAGGGCTTCCATTTCGGCCGCGCGGTATCGGCACATGTCGCCAGCATGCACTTCGATGCGCCCAAGATCGCGCCGTCGGCCAAATTCGAGAGCAAGCGCACTCCTTTATCGGAACCGCTAAATCTTCCCGACGAGGACGATGGGTCGGCGCGCAAGCCCGCCGCCGGACAGAAGTGGTGA
- a CDS encoding DUF885 domain-containing protein — translation MDRREFLSLSSVALLPMVPVSAASAQTGGAPGDAPLNEAFDKIFNEQVRAFPTFATSLGLDKGANADLKSKLDTRNYQAARAEDLARNRKFIAMVEAVPPASLSPAGQLNREIVLYDLGTNLTAPAKYDLDSVQSPYLISQQDGAYFSTPDFLNSAHTIDNAADAEAYLSRLAQFATQLDNETAEQQRQAARGYVAPGWSLDLALGQMREQRSPAADKSPMVESIVTRTASIPGNWGARATAIVEKEVYPALDRQIAAVEELRKSTPAGDGAWRIPQGEAIYADALAQATTTKFTPDEVHQLGLAQVAEITAQLDTLLKAAGFTQGTVGERLAALNKNPAQLYPDTDEGRVALIASLNAGVKDMATRLPRAFATLPSQPLEIRRVPPEIQNGASNGYYRRASLDGSRPAIYFINLKTTGDWPKYSLPALTYHEGTPGHHLQISLAQTSADLPMLRKISFYSAYGEGWALYAEQLADELGAYHDIERAGYLQSYLFRATRLVVDTGMNSKRWSREKAIDYMVATTGFARPRVQREIERYCASIGQACSYKIGHIAWTRARARAQQILGDKFDLKQFHEVLKDGAMPLTILERRIVERAEAAKRA, via the coding sequence ATGGATCGCCGAGAATTTCTTTCACTGAGCAGCGTCGCCTTGCTGCCGATGGTGCCGGTTAGTGCGGCTTCCGCCCAAACCGGAGGAGCGCCGGGCGATGCGCCGCTCAACGAAGCGTTCGACAAGATCTTCAACGAGCAGGTGCGCGCTTTCCCGACCTTTGCCACCAGCCTTGGCCTCGACAAGGGTGCCAATGCGGACCTGAAGTCGAAGCTCGATACCCGCAACTACCAGGCCGCGCGGGCCGAGGACCTGGCCCGCAACCGCAAATTCATTGCGATGGTCGAGGCTGTCCCGCCGGCGTCGCTGTCACCGGCCGGCCAGCTCAACCGCGAGATCGTGCTCTACGACCTGGGCACCAACCTCACGGCGCCGGCAAAGTACGACCTGGACTCGGTCCAGTCGCCTTACCTGATCAGCCAGCAGGACGGGGCCTATTTCTCGACCCCCGACTTCCTCAACAGCGCCCATACCATCGACAATGCCGCCGACGCCGAGGCCTATCTGTCGCGCCTCGCCCAGTTCGCGACGCAGCTCGACAATGAAACCGCCGAGCAGCAGCGACAGGCAGCCCGCGGATATGTCGCGCCCGGCTGGTCGCTCGATCTCGCGCTCGGCCAAATGCGCGAACAGCGCTCGCCGGCCGCCGACAAGAGCCCAATGGTCGAATCGATTGTCACCCGCACCGCGTCGATCCCGGGCAACTGGGGCGCCCGGGCGACAGCGATCGTCGAAAAGGAAGTTTATCCGGCGCTCGACCGGCAGATCGCCGCGGTCGAGGAATTGCGCAAGTCCACGCCCGCGGGCGACGGGGCCTGGCGCATCCCCCAAGGTGAGGCGATCTATGCCGACGCGCTGGCCCAGGCGACGACCACCAAATTTACGCCTGACGAGGTCCACCAGCTCGGCCTCGCCCAGGTTGCCGAGATCACCGCCCAGCTGGACACGCTCCTGAAAGCCGCCGGCTTCACCCAGGGCACGGTCGGCGAGCGGCTGGCGGCGCTCAACAAGAATCCGGCTCAGCTTTATCCCGATACCGATGAGGGCAGGGTGGCGCTGATCGCCAGCCTGAACGCGGGCGTCAAGGATATGGCGACGCGGCTGCCCCGCGCCTTCGCCACCCTGCCCTCCCAGCCGCTCGAAATCCGCCGCGTGCCGCCGGAGATCCAGAACGGCGCGTCGAACGGCTATTACCGGCGCGCCTCGCTCGACGGTTCACGCCCGGCGATCTACTTCATCAATTTGAAGACCACCGGCGACTGGCCGAAATATTCGCTGCCGGCACTCACCTATCACGAAGGCACGCCGGGCCATCACCTGCAGATCAGCCTGGCCCAGACCAGCGCCGATCTGCCGATGCTGCGCAAGATCAGCTTCTACTCCGCCTATGGCGAAGGCTGGGCGCTTTACGCCGAGCAGTTGGCCGATGAACTGGGAGCCTATCACGACATCGAACGCGCCGGTTATCTCCAGTCATACCTGTTTCGCGCCACCCGCCTCGTGGTCGATACCGGCATGAACTCAAAGCGTTGGAGCCGCGAAAAGGCGATCGATTATATGGTCGCCACCACCGGCTTCGCCCGCCCCCGTGTCCAGCGCGAAATCGAGCGTTACTGCGCTTCGATCGGGCAGGCGTGCAGCTACAAGATCGGCCACATCGCCTGGACTCGCGCCCGCGCCCGGGCACAGCAAATCCTCGGTGACAAGTTCGACCTGAAGCAGTTCCACGAAGTGCTGAAGGACGGGGCCATGCCACTCACCATTCTCGAACGGCGGATCGTCGAGCGGGCGGAGGCAGCCAAGCGGGCCTAG
- a CDS encoding response regulator transcription factor, producing MRILLAEDDVEMARFIERGLNDLGHQVICAADGDIAVRLATEQPFDLALIDRMLPGLDGISVLRRMRTERLELPVLLLTALGGIDDRVEGLDAGADDYLVKPFAFMELAARVNALARRSPPGLPVTQLQHGPISIDLLRREVRRDGRKVLLQPREFRLLEELMRSGERAITRTMLLERVWGFHFDPQTNIVETHMSRLRAKLNEDGGPDLIETIRGAGYRMKPVAEA from the coding sequence ATGCGCATCTTGCTGGCAGAAGACGATGTTGAAATGGCGCGCTTCATTGAGCGCGGCCTCAACGATCTTGGGCATCAGGTCATTTGCGCAGCTGACGGCGACATTGCGGTGCGGTTGGCGACCGAGCAGCCGTTCGATCTGGCGTTGATCGATCGCATGCTCCCCGGGCTCGATGGCATTTCGGTGCTTCGCAGGATGCGCACCGAGCGATTGGAATTGCCGGTGCTCCTACTCACTGCACTTGGCGGAATTGACGATCGGGTCGAGGGCCTTGACGCGGGCGCGGACGATTATTTGGTCAAGCCGTTCGCATTCATGGAGCTTGCCGCCAGGGTCAACGCCCTTGCGCGCCGAAGCCCGCCCGGCTTGCCTGTTACCCAGCTGCAGCACGGGCCGATCTCGATTGACCTGCTTCGCCGCGAGGTTCGGCGCGATGGGCGCAAGGTGTTGTTGCAGCCGAGGGAATTCCGGCTGCTGGAGGAACTTATGCGAAGCGGCGAGCGGGCGATCACCAGGACGATGCTGCTGGAACGGGTGTGGGGCTTTCATTTCGATCCCCAGACCAACATCGTCGAAACGCATATGAGCCGATTGCGCGCAAAGCTGAACGAGGACGGCGGCCCGGACCTTATCGAAACCATTCGTGGTGCCGGCTACCGGATGAAACCTGTTGCCGAAGCTTAG
- a CDS encoding HAMP domain-containing sensor histidine kinase: MAAGIALLGIVTFWAMHIAFTRQLDVLINEEAQSLILEYQTDGPAELARAIGQRERLDPGARVYYAVFDANGRRTIGAFQAERPALGVHDIAFIDPTEGPDAARGVAVDLPDGRRLVVAADREWIENIDHVVLATFAAAFAAVLLLGMVGALSLGSYLRNRLHSIQTTAAAIIGGDISRRMPMGAGDDEFDKLAGLLNTMLEEIERLLENVRQVSGDIAHDLRTPLTRLRNALEQGLSGRSSELEMNATVSDAIKRVDDILAMFAAILRISEIESGSIRRRFEPFDATALVTDLAESYAPAVRDSGRDLDWSIEQGITLEGDRELVAQAITNLIDNAQNHSPTGTHISIGLARRAASACITVADNGPGVSEADRALIARRFIRLDASRSRPGHGLGLNMVDAIARLHRGTLSFADNNPGLIAELVLPAAPAAED; encoded by the coding sequence ATGGCGGCCGGCATCGCGCTGCTTGGTATCGTCACCTTTTGGGCGATGCATATCGCATTTACGCGTCAACTCGACGTCCTCATCAACGAGGAAGCCCAATCGTTGATCCTGGAATATCAAACGGACGGGCCCGCCGAGCTTGCCCGCGCGATTGGGCAGCGTGAGCGCCTCGATCCGGGGGCCCGCGTCTATTACGCCGTATTTGACGCAAACGGGCGCAGGACGATCGGCGCATTCCAGGCGGAGCGCCCGGCCCTTGGAGTGCACGATATTGCTTTCATCGATCCCACCGAGGGTCCGGACGCGGCGCGCGGTGTGGCGGTCGACCTGCCGGATGGCCGCAGGCTTGTTGTCGCCGCCGATCGCGAGTGGATCGAGAATATTGACCATGTCGTCCTCGCCACTTTCGCCGCTGCCTTTGCAGCGGTCCTGCTACTTGGGATGGTCGGCGCACTATCGCTGGGCTCCTACCTTCGTAACCGGCTCCATTCGATCCAGACGACAGCCGCGGCGATCATTGGCGGCGACATCAGCCGACGTATGCCCATGGGAGCCGGCGACGACGAGTTCGACAAATTGGCAGGGCTGCTCAACACCATGCTGGAAGAAATCGAGCGGCTGCTCGAAAACGTCCGGCAGGTATCGGGGGACATTGCCCACGACCTCCGCACGCCGCTGACCCGGTTGCGCAACGCACTGGAACAAGGGTTGAGCGGTCGTTCCAGCGAGCTGGAAATGAATGCTACCGTGTCGGATGCGATCAAACGGGTCGACGACATTTTGGCAATGTTTGCGGCCATTCTTCGCATCAGCGAGATCGAAAGCGGGTCGATCAGGCGCCGATTTGAGCCATTCGACGCCACCGCGCTGGTGACCGATCTTGCAGAAAGCTACGCGCCAGCCGTCCGGGACAGCGGCCGGGACCTGGACTGGTCGATCGAGCAGGGCATCACGCTGGAAGGCGACCGCGAGCTGGTTGCTCAGGCCATCACAAACCTGATCGATAACGCCCAGAACCATAGCCCGACCGGGACGCATATCTCGATTGGACTGGCGCGCCGGGCGGCGTCAGCCTGCATCACCGTCGCCGACAATGGGCCGGGCGTAAGTGAGGCCGACCGAGCGCTGATTGCACGGCGCTTTATCCGCCTGGACGCAAGCCGCAGCCGGCCCGGTCACGGACTGGGCCTGAATATGGTCGATGCAATCGCTCGACTGCACCGGGGAACGCTGTCCTTCGCGGACAATAACCCCGGGCTGATTGCGGAGCTTGTCCTGCCCGCGGCCCCAGCCGCCGAAGATTGA